A window from uncultured Desulfobacter sp. encodes these proteins:
- a CDS encoding HDOD domain-containing protein: protein MKPSGDHHKAMLYLDKFTALKTVPPVAARLMKMIDEDTSSLEEFETVIRVDPTLVLRILKLINSSYFSLRTKIKNISEAVAYIGMDNLRNMIVLDAVKNLFLKDSTNTEFSRKKLWVHCAVTSICCQMVAERIFVQKGEDDFLCGILHDVGLIVEDQVAPQKFNEFCRTFDPSAQALLDHEQMIMGTDHTIIGYLITGQWGLNPELCLAIKYHHDAMADMKPDSHAGILQISEYLASMLGYTTYPETQKKINSPRLLSHIKENVMGYRAILDDLPEEIMRVREIYSLGEDDDDELS, encoded by the coding sequence GTGAAACCATCAGGCGATCACCATAAGGCCATGCTATACCTTGATAAATTCACCGCCCTGAAAACGGTGCCGCCTGTTGCCGCCCGCCTGATGAAGATGATTGACGAAGATACCTCATCCCTTGAAGAATTTGAAACGGTCATCCGGGTTGATCCAACCCTGGTTTTACGAATTTTAAAGCTGATCAACTCTTCTTACTTTTCATTAAGAACAAAAATCAAAAACATATCCGAAGCGGTTGCCTACATCGGCATGGACAACCTGAGAAACATGATTGTCCTTGATGCAGTGAAAAATCTTTTTTTAAAGGACTCAACAAACACGGAATTTTCCAGAAAAAAATTGTGGGTCCATTGTGCGGTCACAAGCATCTGCTGCCAGATGGTTGCCGAACGTATTTTTGTCCAAAAAGGGGAGGATGATTTCCTGTGCGGCATTCTCCACGATGTGGGCCTGATCGTTGAGGATCAGGTGGCGCCCCAAAAATTCAATGAGTTCTGCCGTACATTTGATCCGTCAGCTCAGGCGTTGCTTGATCACGAACAAATGATTATGGGAACCGATCATACCATCATCGGTTATCTGATAACCGGGCAATGGGGATTAAATCCGGAACTGTGCCTGGCAATTAAATATCACCACGATGCCATGGCGGATATGAAACCGGACAGCCATGCCGGTATCCTGCAGATCTCGGAATATCTCGCCTCTATGCTGGGATATACAACATACCCGGAAACACAAAAAAAAATAAATTCTCCAAGACTGCTTTCTCATATCAAAGAAAATGTTATGGGTTATCGTGCCATATTGGATGATCTGCCCGAGGAAATAATGCGAGTCCGGGAGATTTATTCCCTTGGGGAGGACGATGACGATGAACTTTCTTGA
- a CDS encoding response regulator, with protein sequence MSEYLKWKYKTISFDLLILSDNNALTFLQDYKETLFPDIPIVFCGINNFQSTLLDGFENRITGVVEKTDPVRTLQLIRRLQPKAKKLYIVTGTTPTGAAVENEVKAALTSDSFGFTPIWLHGLSTVELQQNLTSVSPDDAVLLILFNRDKDGVYHSNEAAAELVDRVSLAPVYGMWDFYLGHGIVGGMLASSLDQGQTAGGLALEILYQKSIPPVVTESPNVPIFLWDKLRSHGLDPDLLPENTQIRNRPDLITWPVAITAGLGLLLFVLAGNSLIRLFSKREFSSSRSMHEVFRNNLRHALILFSAVLVTGLAIQSWIAAKSEIAQIRNSIFDERKNLIRTMVNRAVDHINYERHRLAQKGTPIEEIKKQIVKSIEIYTYAQGEGYVFGCTDKGLVLFNGSQPELVGKNLWNITDPNGIKVLQSLIGAAGKSSGGFVQYKWNKPSLGIAVSKISFSRKINDWGWVIGSGLYLDDIENKVDSFVRQLRNKFIVELLIIFSLTLSVLLFLRVASRRLTANIDKELTRLQKAISDHNVNPEDYTFHEFQSIAAMADDSFKELVRFQTRLVEAESRQRDILEHLDAGVIIINRADHVIHYVNPTAAKLIGMDRDLIIGHECKQYFCPTEKGFCPVTDLGQTMENSRRMLLNTEGNEIPIIKTVRPFTYNGQPALLETFVDITEQQKAEDALRAERDLFAAGPVITISWLPEHHWPVTFVSKNVAQILGYTPEQMMAESFRYAELIHPDDLNQVYTEVAGYIEDGTLHFEQTYRLRTQGGDYRWFYDFTRLLRNGAGNVIQVHGYMFDQTDYVNAQMQISKERERLANVIRSTDIGTWEWNIQTGETVFNERWAQICGYSIGELSPVSIDTWTRLAHADDLKKSEILLKKHFEGELELYDTECRMKHKDGHWVWVQDKGKVISRTQDGQPLMMFGTHADITERKAAQEKLQQSLMETEQANQALKNAQNKLLTVNEDLKNQTSLANQMAARAEKATRAKSEFLANMSHEIRTPMNGIIGMTGLLMDTDLSDEQHLFTSNVKASADALLTLINDILDFSKIEAGKLDMEILDFELRTFLDDFAQMMALKAHEKDLELICGASPEVPGLLQGDPGRLRQILTNLTGNAIKFTTEGEVVIQAHLKQETEEDVLVYFSVQDTGVGIPLDKQDYLFEQFTQLDASITRKYGGTGLGLAISKKLAQLMGGDIGVISPVSEDSRLDSSHPGALFWFTAQFKKQPESETDHHQTIITDRLKNVRILIVDNNQSNRKILMAQLVSMGADVSEAADAEIAMEKIKRKAQENIFYDLAILDMHMPGMTGDALGLAIKNDPFGADIKLVSMLSLGRRGDALRFHSIIFSACLTKPLRYSELGDILAAVILGESVDKKENGRIRHLDGDIKASNVRILLAEDNITNQIVAKGILEKFGYYVDAVANGIEAVSSLEKIPYDLVLMDLQMPELDGLEATRMIRNTESNVINPDIPVIAMTANAMAGDREKCLNAGMNDYISKPVDPIILAEKIEKWLNFIKPRNPERYTVDAKKIDEKSSGEHKPETFNPETLMANLMGDESLIASVISSFLEDMPGQVYILTELIKQGEAQKAGAQAHKIKGSSGYVAADTFKNIALTIEEAGKAGDVGRLEQLLPEIETHFSRLKHDLEDLLTRLTAADH encoded by the coding sequence ATGTCTGAATATCTGAAATGGAAATACAAAACCATTTCCTTTGATCTGCTGATTCTTTCCGATAATAATGCGCTCACCTTTCTTCAAGATTACAAGGAGACTCTTTTTCCTGATATTCCCATTGTTTTTTGCGGTATCAATAATTTCCAGTCAACGCTCCTTGACGGATTTGAGAATCGCATTACCGGTGTCGTGGAAAAGACCGATCCTGTACGCACCCTCCAACTGATTCGCCGGCTGCAGCCAAAGGCAAAAAAGCTTTACATTGTTACCGGAACAACCCCCACCGGGGCGGCTGTTGAAAATGAGGTGAAAGCGGCTTTAACGTCCGACAGCTTTGGATTTACGCCGATCTGGCTTCACGGATTGTCTACGGTTGAACTTCAGCAAAATTTGACATCGGTTTCTCCTGACGATGCCGTTCTTTTAATACTTTTTAACCGGGATAAAGATGGTGTGTACCATAGCAATGAGGCGGCCGCAGAGTTGGTTGACCGCGTTTCTTTGGCTCCGGTATACGGCATGTGGGATTTTTACCTGGGCCACGGCATTGTTGGCGGCATGCTGGCAAGCTCCCTGGACCAGGGACAAACAGCCGGCGGACTGGCCTTAGAGATACTGTATCAAAAAAGCATTCCCCCTGTGGTCACCGAAAGCCCCAATGTGCCGATTTTTTTGTGGGACAAGCTTCGTTCCCATGGTTTAGATCCGGATCTGCTCCCAGAGAATACCCAAATTCGCAATCGGCCGGATTTAATAACATGGCCCGTTGCCATTACCGCCGGATTGGGCTTGTTGCTTTTTGTACTGGCCGGGAACAGTCTTATCAGGCTTTTTTCAAAGAGAGAATTTTCATCCTCCAGGTCTATGCATGAAGTTTTTCGAAATAATTTACGCCATGCACTCATTTTGTTTAGCGCTGTTCTGGTGACAGGCCTGGCGATTCAATCCTGGATTGCCGCTAAAAGCGAGATAGCCCAGATCCGAAACAGCATTTTTGATGAAAGAAAAAATCTGATCCGAACCATGGTCAACCGGGCCGTGGATCATATCAACTATGAGCGGCACCGCCTGGCCCAAAAAGGCACCCCAATCGAAGAGATCAAAAAACAAATTGTTAAAAGTATAGAAATATACACTTATGCCCAGGGAGAAGGGTATGTTTTTGGTTGCACCGATAAAGGGCTTGTGCTGTTTAATGGTTCCCAGCCGGAACTGGTGGGAAAAAATCTTTGGAATATCACTGATCCCAACGGTATAAAAGTCTTACAGAGTTTAATCGGCGCTGCAGGTAAATCCAGCGGTGGATTCGTTCAATACAAATGGAACAAGCCTAGTCTTGGTATCGCGGTTTCTAAAATTTCATTTTCGCGGAAAATTAATGACTGGGGCTGGGTGATTGGCAGTGGCTTATATCTGGATGATATTGAAAACAAAGTTGATTCATTTGTAAGACAGCTGCGCAATAAATTTATTGTGGAACTATTAATCATTTTCAGTCTGACATTAAGCGTACTTCTTTTTTTAAGAGTGGCCTCCCGTCGTTTGACTGCAAACATTGATAAAGAACTTACCCGGCTTCAAAAAGCAATTTCGGACCATAATGTAAATCCTGAAGATTACACCTTTCATGAATTTCAATCGATTGCTGCCATGGCGGATGACAGTTTTAAAGAATTGGTCCGATTCCAGACCCGTCTGGTGGAGGCCGAATCCCGGCAACGCGACATTCTTGAACACCTGGATGCCGGGGTGATTATCATCAACCGGGCAGATCATGTGATTCATTACGTCAACCCAACCGCCGCAAAACTCATCGGGATGGATCGGGATCTGATTATCGGCCATGAATGCAAGCAATATTTTTGTCCCACGGAAAAAGGATTTTGCCCGGTTACAGACCTTGGACAAACCATGGAAAACAGTCGGCGGATGCTGCTAAATACAGAGGGCAATGAAATTCCCATTATCAAAACCGTTCGGCCTTTTACCTACAACGGACAACCGGCTCTGCTGGAAACCTTTGTGGATATCACAGAACAGCAAAAAGCTGAAGATGCCCTGCGCGCAGAGCGGGACCTTTTTGCAGCAGGTCCGGTGATCACTATTTCCTGGTTGCCTGAACATCACTGGCCTGTAACCTTTGTGTCTAAAAATGTCGCCCAGATTTTGGGATACACACCAGAGCAGATGATGGCCGAATCGTTTAGATATGCGGAACTGATACACCCGGATGATCTGAACCAGGTATACACAGAAGTGGCCGGGTATATTGAAGACGGCACCCTGCATTTTGAACAGACCTACAGGCTTCGTACCCAGGGGGGCGACTATCGGTGGTTTTATGACTTTACCCGCCTGCTGCGTAACGGCGCCGGAAATGTTATTCAAGTTCACGGCTATATGTTCGATCAGACCGATTATGTCAATGCTCAGATGCAGATTTCCAAAGAGCGTGAACGCCTGGCCAATGTTATCAGAAGTACGGATATCGGAACCTGGGAATGGAATATTCAGACCGGAGAAACGGTCTTCAATGAACGATGGGCCCAGATATGCGGTTATAGTATTGGGGAGCTGTCGCCTGTTTCCATAGACACCTGGACACGTCTGGCCCATGCGGATGATTTAAAAAAGTCAGAAATTCTTTTAAAAAAGCATTTTGAAGGTGAGCTGGAACTTTACGATACGGAATGCAGGATGAAGCATAAGGACGGACACTGGGTTTGGGTGCAGGATAAAGGAAAGGTAATTTCCAGAACACAAGATGGTCAGCCCTTGATGATGTTCGGTACCCATGCGGATATCACCGAACGTAAAGCGGCTCAAGAGAAACTGCAACAGTCCCTGATGGAGACCGAGCAGGCCAATCAAGCGCTTAAAAATGCCCAAAATAAACTGTTGACCGTTAATGAAGATCTGAAAAATCAGACGAGCCTGGCAAATCAGATGGCCGCCAGGGCTGAAAAGGCAACCCGGGCAAAAAGTGAGTTTCTGGCCAATATGAGCCATGAAATCCGGACGCCAATGAACGGTATCATCGGCATGACAGGTCTGCTGATGGATACGGATCTCTCCGATGAACAACACCTTTTCACCAGCAATGTTAAAGCCAGTGCCGATGCGCTTTTGACATTGATTAACGATATCCTGGATTTTTCAAAAATTGAGGCCGGTAAACTGGACATGGAAATTCTGGATTTTGAATTGAGGACCTTTCTGGATGATTTTGCCCAGATGATGGCTCTAAAGGCCCATGAAAAAGATTTGGAATTAATTTGCGGGGCCTCTCCTGAGGTCCCTGGACTGCTCCAGGGCGATCCGGGTCGTCTTCGCCAGATTTTGACCAATTTGACTGGTAATGCCATTAAGTTTACTACGGAAGGCGAGGTGGTGATCCAGGCACACCTTAAACAGGAAACAGAAGAAGATGTTCTGGTATATTTTTCAGTACAGGATACCGGTGTGGGTATCCCTCTGGACAAACAGGATTACCTGTTTGAACAGTTTACCCAGCTGGACGCATCCATTACTCGCAAATACGGCGGCACAGGTCTGGGACTTGCCATATCTAAAAAACTGGCCCAATTGATGGGCGGAGATATCGGTGTCATCTCACCGGTTTCAGAAGATAGCCGATTGGACAGCTCTCATCCAGGCGCTCTGTTTTGGTTTACGGCTCAATTTAAAAAACAGCCTGAATCTGAAACCGACCATCATCAAACAATCATAACGGACCGGCTGAAAAATGTCCGTATTTTAATCGTTGATAATAATCAAAGTAACCGAAAAATATTAATGGCACAATTGGTCAGCATGGGGGCCGACGTGTCTGAAGCGGCAGATGCTGAAATCGCCATGGAAAAAATAAAGCGCAAAGCCCAGGAAAATATTTTTTATGACCTTGCGATATTGGACATGCATATGCCTGGAATGACTGGGGACGCGCTTGGTCTGGCCATCAAGAATGATCCGTTTGGGGCCGACATTAAATTGGTGTCGATGCTTTCTTTGGGGCGGCGTGGTGATGCGCTTCGGTTCCACTCCATCATTTTTTCAGCATGCCTTACCAAACCGTTGCGCTACTCGGAGCTTGGGGATATTCTGGCGGCCGTTATTTTAGGTGAATCGGTCGACAAGAAAGAAAATGGACGGATCCGGCATTTAGATGGTGACATTAAAGCGTCTAACGTAAGAATTCTTCTGGCAGAAGACAATATTACAAACCAGATCGTTGCCAAGGGCATTCTGGAAAAGTTCGGTTATTATGTGGATGCCGTGGCAAACGGTATCGAGGCAGTCAGCTCTCTTGAAAAGATTCCATATGACCTGGTGTTAATGGATTTGCAGATGCCCGAACTGGACGGACTCGAAGCCACCCGGATGATCCGGAATACGGAATCCAACGTTATAAACCCGGATATTCCGGTGATTGCCATGACAGCCAATGCCATGGCCGGAGACAGGGAAAAGTGTCTGAATGCAGGTATGAATGATTATATCAGCAAACCGGTTGATCCGATTATCCTTGCTGAAAAAATTGAAAAGTGGCTCAATTTCATCAAGCCCCGGAATCCGGAACGATACACCGTTGATGCTAAAAAAATCGACGAGAAAAGCAGCGGGGAACATAAACCTGAGACATTCAATCCAGAGACGTTGATGGCCAACCTTATGGGAGACGAATCGCTCATCGCTTCGGTTATCAGCTCCTTTCTTGAGGATATGCCGGGTCAGGTTTATATTCTCACAGAATTGATTAAACAGGGTGAGGCGCAAAAAGCTGGTGCCCAGGCCCATAAGATAAAGGGCTCATCCGGCTATGTGGCGGCGGACACTTTTAAGAACATCGCTTTGACAATAGAAGAGGCCGGCAAGGCCGGTGATGTCGGGCGCCTTGAGCAGCTTTTGCCGGAAATCGAAACGCATTTTTCCAGACTTAAACATGATTTAGAAGATCTTTTGACGCGTTTAACGGCAGCGGATCATTGA
- a CDS encoding FUSC family protein — MQHNHWARLSRELTFSSQIFRHALRAAIAITLAVAVVKQSSLYHALWVPITVLVIMRPSLGGTLHISWKRLAGTAAGAAAGILIAFLELPMVAVAILAFAMLFFIFYFKGRNYLAFIAFLTADLVLVLAAAFPYPWQSGAERMLDTALGIGIGLGVSFLVWPNFARKNLRQAIGDLIAAQHRHFKQLREAYLSDTPDSVHLLSGRLEARESLDNCTQKCTDAAIEPGLIAGQRQELLNLVDIFAKLHKTLIALSSLVANSTGVFRGEIQPDFERLMDTVQNQFSQLETYARTGEASINPRAFNDCFSRFMARLGTMRMNGEFDRFPLDARNNSSSFILQIRQIGDGLDQAYAGLKNIRAPQ; from the coding sequence ATGCAGCATAACCATTGGGCCAGATTATCCAGGGAATTAACCTTTTCCTCCCAGATTTTTCGCCACGCCCTGAGGGCCGCCATTGCCATCACCCTGGCTGTTGCCGTGGTCAAGCAGTCATCCCTTTACCACGCCCTGTGGGTCCCGATCACCGTACTGGTGATCATGCGGCCTTCTTTGGGCGGGACCCTTCACATCAGTTGGAAACGGCTGGCAGGCACGGCGGCAGGGGCAGCGGCAGGTATCCTCATCGCCTTTCTTGAGCTGCCCATGGTTGCCGTAGCCATTCTCGCCTTTGCCATGCTGTTTTTCATTTTTTACTTTAAAGGGCGAAATTATCTTGCGTTCATTGCATTTCTGACCGCGGATTTAGTTCTCGTTCTGGCAGCCGCCTTTCCCTATCCCTGGCAAAGCGGGGCCGAGCGCATGCTTGATACGGCGTTGGGCATCGGCATCGGACTTGGGGTCTCTTTTCTGGTGTGGCCGAACTTTGCCAGAAAGAACCTGCGCCAGGCCATTGGCGATCTGATCGCGGCCCAGCACCGCCATTTCAAGCAACTTCGAGAGGCCTATCTCAGTGACACCCCGGATTCGGTTCACCTTCTGTCCGGACGGCTGGAGGCACGGGAAAGTCTGGATAACTGCACCCAGAAATGCACGGACGCCGCCATAGAACCCGGGTTGATTGCAGGCCAGCGCCAGGAACTGCTTAACCTGGTGGATATTTTCGCCAAACTCCATAAAACCCTGATCGCCCTCTCCTCCCTTGTCGCCAATTCCACAGGGGTCTTTAGAGGAGAGATCCAGCCTGATTTTGAAAGGCTCATGGATACGGTTCAGAATCAATTTTCACAATTGGAAACCTATGCCCGCACCGGGGAGGCATCCATAAATCCACGTGCCTTCAACGACTGCTTCAGCCGTTTTATGGCCCGGCTGGGCACCATGCGTATGAACGGTGAATTTGACCGATTCCCCCTGGACGCCCGGAACAATTCATCCTCTTTTATCCTCCAGATCCGTCAAATCGGTGACGGGCTTGACCAGGCTTATGCCGGACTGAAAAACATCAGAGCGCCCCAATGA
- a CDS encoding 2-oxoacid:acceptor oxidoreductase family protein — MESTGMVFTASGGQGVITTAIILARAATIFEGKNAIQSQSYGAAARGGATRADILISDGNLYYPKVEEADIFVALMQEGYNKYYNVIKPGGLMIIDPKYVTTGNVNAKILALPMYDTVVKELGKPIVYSVCVVGALIGAAGICKPESAISVIETAMPPAFFDLNKQALEIGIRLGKEAA; from the coding sequence ATGGAATCAACAGGAATGGTTTTTACAGCGTCTGGCGGACAAGGTGTCATCACGACAGCCATTATCCTTGCCAGAGCTGCTACAATCTTTGAGGGCAAAAACGCGATTCAGTCTCAGAGCTACGGAGCGGCTGCCCGTGGTGGCGCTACCCGTGCCGACATTTTAATTTCAGACGGCAATCTTTATTACCCCAAAGTTGAAGAGGCTGATATTTTTGTCGCTCTGATGCAGGAAGGCTATAATAAATATTACAACGTGATTAAACCCGGCGGTCTGATGATCATTGACCCAAAATATGTTACAACCGGCAATGTCAATGCCAAGATCCTGGCGTTGCCCATGTATGACACCGTTGTTAAAGAACTCGGAAAACCGATTGTTTACAGTGTGTGCGTTGTTGGCGCTCTAATCGGTGCAGCAGGCATCTGCAAACCCGAATCAGCGATCAGTGTTATCGAAACTGCCATGCCGCCGGCTTTCTTTGACCTGAACAAACAAGCTCTGGAAATTGGTATTAGACTTGGAAAAGAAGCTGCTTAA
- a CDS encoding response regulator — protein sequence MNDKKVFPDGYYILLAEDDKMNQLAVTGLIKILKLGRVEIAKTGKEAVNMFCSHRFALILMDGEMPEMNGIDATLAIRAIEKDKNLPRTPIIALTAHGTQEAKDLFLNSGMDEFLKKPLDPAALKTAVQNVIQQNSSGEKSEDIRDLKSTIDVQELKRIMAGKKSLLEKCMQAFEADYSALVSKMAACIEKKGYDELKENIHSLKGMLKYLAAHRAVKLAEDLEYVGGTGKATNADLTAQVQALNDECLNVIDKIKQILATDVF from the coding sequence ATGAATGATAAAAAGGTGTTTCCAGATGGGTATTACATTTTACTGGCTGAAGATGACAAAATGAATCAGCTGGCTGTTACGGGTTTGATTAAAATTTTGAAATTAGGCCGGGTTGAAATTGCAAAAACCGGCAAGGAAGCGGTAAATATGTTTTGCTCCCATCGTTTTGCTCTCATTTTAATGGATGGGGAGATGCCGGAAATGAACGGCATTGATGCCACCCTTGCGATCAGAGCCATTGAAAAGGATAAAAATCTGCCGAGAACACCGATTATTGCCCTGACAGCACATGGCACACAGGAGGCCAAGGATCTTTTTTTAAACAGCGGTATGGATGAATTTTTAAAAAAACCACTGGACCCGGCAGCGTTAAAGACAGCAGTTCAAAATGTTATCCAGCAGAACAGTTCTGGTGAAAAGTCTGAAGATATCAGGGATTTAAAAAGCACCATAGACGTGCAGGAACTAAAACGGATCATGGCTGGCAAAAAATCTCTTTTAGAAAAGTGCATGCAGGCCTTTGAAGCAGATTATTCAGCTCTCGTGTCTAAGATGGCTGCTTGCATTGAAAAAAAAGGGTATGATGAATTAAAAGAAAACATTCATAGTCTTAAGGGTATGCTGAAATATTTGGCAGCCCACAGGGCCGTCAAACTGGCAGAGGATCTTGAATATGTGGGTGGTACCGGGAAAGCTACAAACGCTGATCTCACGGCTCAGGTTCAGGCCTTAAATGACGAGTGTCTTAACGTCATCGATAAAATCAAGCAGATATTGGCAACGGATGTTTTCTGA
- a CDS encoding 2-oxoacid:ferredoxin oxidoreductase subunit beta, whose protein sequence is MSEFDVKKYIRAQFFPQMWCPGCGHGTVMGALLRAIHDLGLENDEVSVVSGIGCSSRISGYLDFNTAHTMHGRALPTATGVKLANPNLKVIVPFGDGDSTAIGGNHFIHACRRNIDITAIVMNNRIYGMTGGQYSPMSGCGVKASTAPYGVPDRAFDLVELAKGAGATFVARTTVYHVKEAQNTIRKAIEHKGFSVVEILSMCPTQFGRKNKAGEAPQMMEWYKDATVPMGSKKLEENPDLIQRGIFVDEEVPEYCEVYQTNVIDKVMKKG, encoded by the coding sequence ATGAGCGAATTTGATGTAAAAAAATATATCCGGGCCCAATTTTTCCCCCAGATGTGGTGTCCGGGCTGTGGCCACGGAACTGTTATGGGTGCCCTTCTCCGGGCCATCCATGATCTGGGATTAGAAAACGATGAGGTTTCCGTAGTCTCCGGTATCGGATGTTCTTCAAGAATCTCCGGTTATCTTGATTTCAACACCGCACATACCATGCACGGCAGAGCTCTGCCCACTGCCACAGGTGTTAAGCTTGCCAACCCCAACCTGAAAGTTATTGTTCCCTTTGGTGACGGTGACTCCACGGCCATCGGCGGCAACCACTTTATCCATGCCTGCAGAAGAAATATCGATATTACAGCCATCGTCATGAACAACCGTATCTACGGCATGACCGGCGGGCAGTACTCTCCCATGTCCGGCTGTGGTGTAAAAGCAAGTACCGCTCCCTATGGTGTTCCCGATCGTGCGTTTGATCTGGTGGAACTGGCCAAAGGCGCAGGCGCTACTTTTGTTGCAAGAACAACTGTTTACCATGTCAAAGAAGCCCAGAATACAATCAGAAAAGCCATTGAACACAAAGGCTTTTCCGTGGTTGAAATTCTGTCCATGTGCCCCACCCAGTTCGGCAGAAAGAACAAGGCCGGGGAAGCTCCCCAGATGATGGAATGGTACAAAGACGCCACCGTGCCCATGGGTTCCAAAAAACTGGAAGAGAATCCCGACCTGATTCAACGCGGCATTTTTGTTGATGAAGAAGTTCCCGAATACTGCGAAGTTTACCAAACTAACGTCATTGACAAGGTAATGAAGAAAGGATAG
- a CDS encoding 2-oxoacid:acceptor oxidoreductase subunit alpha codes for MAENIQFIPGSDACIEGALYAGCDFFAGYPITPSSEVAEGLSAALPKRGGKFIQMEDEIASMACIIGAALAGKKVMTATSGPGFSLKQEGIGYACMAEVPCVIANIQRGGPSTGNPTHVAQGDTMQARWGSHGDHSIIAMTASNLQDVFKITVQGFNLAEKYRTPVVLMFDEATQHLREKVVIPEPGEIEVVDRIRTTIPVGEKYYPYLTDANGQRPMSDFGAGHRFHVTGLHHNIMGFPDVSPENVNMLIHHLVDKIESKANEIAMYKEYYMDDADYVIVAYGTTTRSALQAAEDYRNNFGIKVGVLELQVVWPFADDIIREKCANAKAVIVAEMNMGQIVNEVKRVVDKPERVYFSNRVDNQIIKPSDIKAAIRMITGKGI; via the coding sequence ATGGCTGAAAATATACAATTTATTCCAGGAAGTGATGCTTGCATTGAAGGCGCCCTGTATGCCGGGTGTGACTTTTTTGCAGGTTATCCCATCACACCGTCTTCAGAAGTTGCAGAGGGTCTGTCTGCTGCACTTCCCAAAAGAGGCGGCAAATTTATCCAGATGGAAGACGAAATTGCATCCATGGCCTGTATCATCGGCGCAGCCCTTGCCGGTAAAAAGGTTATGACCGCAACTTCCGGCCCTGGTTTCTCCCTGAAGCAGGAAGGTATCGGATACGCCTGTATGGCAGAAGTTCCCTGTGTTATCGCCAATATCCAGAGAGGCGGGCCATCCACAGGTAACCCCACCCACGTTGCCCAGGGCGATACAATGCAGGCCAGATGGGGCTCCCATGGTGACCACAGCATTATTGCCATGACAGCTTCCAACCTTCAGGACGTATTTAAAATTACGGTTCAAGGCTTTAACCTGGCTGAAAAATACCGGACACCTGTTGTTCTGATGTTTGATGAGGCCACCCAGCACCTGAGAGAAAAAGTGGTCATTCCTGAACCCGGCGAGATCGAAGTTGTGGACAGAATCAGAACCACGATCCCCGTGGGTGAAAAATACTATCCCTATCTCACCGATGCAAACGGCCAGCGGCCGATGTCCGATTTCGGTGCAGGCCATCGTTTCCACGTAACCGGTCTTCATCATAACATCATGGGCTTTCCCGACGTCAGCCCTGAAAATGTTAACATGCTGATCCACCACCTGGTAGACAAAATCGAAAGTAAAGCCAACGAAATCGCCATGTACAAAGAGTACTATATGGATGATGCCGACTATGTCATCGTTGCCTACGGCACAACAACCAGATCCGCCCTCCAGGCTGCCGAAGACTATCGCAATAACTTCGGCATCAAGGTCGGCGTTTTGGAGCTTCAGGTTGTATGGCCCTTTGCAGATGACATTATCAGAGAAAAATGTGCCAATGCCAAGGCCGTGATTGTAGCTGAAATGAATATGGGCCAGATTGTCAACGAGGTAAAACGTGTTGTGGATAAGCCTGAAAGGGTTTATTTCTCCAACCGGGTTGACAACCAAATCATCAAGCCCAGCGACATTAAAGCTGCCATCAGAATGATCACAGGAAAGGGGATATAA
- a CDS encoding response regulator has product MNRILIVDDEEIGRTLMEGIFNKYGAFVSVATGAEALKVYQKGIEKGKPFNLVLLDISLPDISGVDVLKKIKQIDSGLKEHKSMVIMVTSHSEKSIVIGCIKSGCKAYFIKPLKQDAVDSKMAELGISPAK; this is encoded by the coding sequence ATGAATAGAATTCTCATTGTTGATGATGAAGAAATCGGCAGAACCTTAATGGAGGGCATTTTCAATAAGTACGGTGCGTTTGTCTCGGTCGCGACCGGTGCCGAGGCACTCAAAGTCTATCAAAAAGGGATTGAAAAGGGAAAACCCTTTAATCTGGTTTTGCTGGATATATCCCTTCCGGATATCAGCGGGGTGGATGTCCTAAAAAAAATAAAACAGATTGACAGCGGACTCAAAGAACACAAATCCATGGTCATTATGGTGACCTCCCACAGTGAAAAAAGCATCGTTATAGGCTGTATCAAATCAGGGTGCAAAGCCTATTTCATAAAACCGCTGAAGCAGGACGCCGTGGATTCGAAAATGGCTGAACTGGGAATTTCCCCCGCTAAATAA
- a CDS encoding 4Fe-4S binding protein yields MAKGKNVKHIIDKSWCKGCGICVHFCPKQVLELNSDEKAVAARPEDCIACKLCELRCPDLAIQILVEEE; encoded by the coding sequence ATGGCAAAAGGAAAAAACGTCAAACACATTATTGACAAGAGCTGGTGCAAGGGGTGCGGTATTTGCGTTCACTTCTGCCCCAAACAGGTTCTGGAACTGAACAGCGATGAAAAAGCTGTGGCAGCTCGCCCTGAAGACTGCATTGCATGCAAGCTTTGCGAACTTCGGTGCCCTGATCTGGCAATTCAAATTTTAGTTGAGGAGGAATAA